CGGGCAGCGGTTCGCAGCATCATGCCGAGGCGCTGGAAGAGGCGGCTGCGGGCGGCGTCGCGCGGGCCCTTGACGTTCTTCACCTTGGACCAGCGGTTGTGGCCGGCCCAGGACCGCGGCCCAACGTGCAGGGGGCGGCCGGCGGCCACCAACCGGGGCCAGCGGGCCAGCGCCAGGGCCCCCAGCGCTGCcatggtgctgggggggggcggggggaggtgggACCCAGGCGGCCGGGGACACCCGTGCCCTCCCCGTCCGCCGCAAGAGCCGCTGGGTAACAGCGACACCCCCCCGCGGGGGGACGGGGTGACGTCGGGCTTTGGTTTGCATAATCCCAGCCCCTTCCctcggggcggggcggggagggaggcgtGACCGGTGGGAGggtactgggaggcactggaggGGACTGGGCGTGGCCAGAGGGCCCTATAGCGCTTGTAGGGCGGCCCTATAGACCCTCTGGGGGCGTGGAGGGGCTGCACAGACCCTATAGCGCTTGTAGGGCGGCCCTATAGACCCTCTGGGGGCGTGGAGGGGCTGCACAGACCCTATAGCGCTTGTAGGGCGGCCCTATAGACCCTCTGGGGGCGTGGAGGGGCTGCACAGACCCTATAGCGCTTGTAGGGCGGCCCTATAGACCCTCTGGGGGCGTGGAGGGGCTGCACAGACCCTATAGCGCTTGTAGGGCGGCCCTATAGACCCTCTGGGGGCGTGGAGGGGCTGCACAGACCCTATAGCGCTTGTAGGGCGGCCCTATAGACCCTCTGGGGGCGTGGAGGGGCTGCACAGACCCTATAGCGCTTGTAGGGCGGCCCTATAGACCATATAACCATCATCATGGTGGCACCCTCGGACACGGTGATGTCCCCGTGGTGCTGAACGGTTGGTGGCCACCGTTGTGGTGTCACCCTGGGATGTGGCCACGTCCCTGTGGTGCCAGATGGCTCATGGCCACCATCCCACACTGACCCTTGCAGATGTGGCCATGTcctgccccccttcccctctccagTGCTTGACCCAACCCCATCACGCAAATGCTGTCCCCAAACTCACCCCATGACACCCCGTGTCACCTCAAGGGATTCATCTTGCCACGGTCCCCAGCACCTCCATGTCTTCTTCAGGAAGCCTCCTCTCCACCACGTGTGGGTCACCCATGAAGGACCCAGATGGGGCCAACGGAGGAAGACCCAGAAAAGCCCCAAAAGGTGGGGCAGCCATGGCACAGCTGATTGGTTACTCAGCGCTGACTGAAGGGTGGGGAGGGATGTTGGCCACCGGCTATGGGTCACCAGGGGGTTTTGGGTGGGTGTCAAGGCAGAGGGTTGAGAAACGCCTGTGGGAAGACGGAGTGAGCGGTTGTCTGGTGGCTGTGAGTCACCAAGCGGTGGTTCCTCCAAAGCAGCATCTGGTGACAGCCTGCCCTGTGCCTTGTCCCCACCCACCGGTGACCCTTGGTGGACCAGAGGGCTGGAGGTGCCCCATGGGGGGGACTGCTGGCTGCGGTCTgtgaggagggggagaaagggaTGGATGAAGGGAGGGAGATGTGGAGATGTTTTGGGGTGAGTGGATGGGCATATAGATGGAGATGgtgtgggtgggtggatggagaCGTTTggtgatggatggatggatggatggatggatggatggatggacggatggatggacggatggacggatggatggatggatggagatgTTTGAGCACCAACAGATGCACAGGCAGAGAAGTTTGGAGGTGGACGGATGGACAGACGGACATCCCTGCCTGACTCATCCCACcctgcccccctgcccacccccacaGTCCAGGGAAGCGCTGTCACCACAGGAAGGTGGTTGTGGGGCCCAGATGGCGTCTCCTTCCGGGGTGGGGGACAGACTGGTGTCCCTGtcggggacagggatgggaagtTGACGTCACGTTGTAGCCACCACCATTGTGCAAGGGGCCAGTGGCAGCTGGTAGGGTTGTGAAAGCAGGTGGGGGCGGGAACAACATGCCAAAATGGGGGTGACCCTCAGCCAGCCCACCCCAGCACCAGGTGACCCCCACCCTGTGGCTGTACCCTGTCCAGCTGTGCACCGTCCGGCTGTACCCCGTCCAGCTGTGCGCTGTGCGGCTGTGCCCCACCTATCTTTCCTCTCccatcctttctcctcctttgccctttcctctcccatttcacgatctctccctttctcctcccattttttatctttttcctcccAAATTCCTGTCGCGctcccccactccccccacccGCTTCCTTCCCCTCCCGCCCCACACCCCCAACTTCTGCTTTGGCCCCCGCTCCCGTCATCCCCTCCCGGCTCCTGACGCGACATGGAGACCTGGGCTCTGCTCGTCTGCCTGGGGGCAGGTGGGTACCCGGACACctgggccccccccgggggggtgtggggtggcacCCAGATGCCCGGGTCCCCCCcccgggggggtgtggggtggcacCCGGCTGCCTGGGTCCACTCTGCCCCTCCCGCAGCGCTGACCTCCACCTGCGCGTCTCGGGTGGACGTAGAGACCGTGATGGTCTTTCACGGTGACGCCAGGGGGGCTTTCGGGCAGACCGTGGCCCAATTCGGCACCATCGACGACGGCGGGTAAGGTGGGGAGGGGCACACCCCAGGGTTGGGGAGGGGgaccccccaaaacctccccccACTCCCTTTCCCCCACGCGGACAGGGTCCTTGTGGGTGCCCCTTTGCAACACGGCGCCGTCAACAAGATGGGGATGATTTACCTGTGCCGGCACCGCTCGGGGAAGTGCCAGGAGGTCCCCGTCACCGGTAagctccccccctgccccgcccccgCCCAAACCAACCCCCTGGgtccctgaggaggaggaggatggtctCGCCTATCTCTCCCTAGAACCCCCGGGGGCCGTCAACACATCCCTGGGGTTAGCGCTGGCTGTTGGGGGCACCAGGGCCCTGGTGAGTATGGTGGGGGGCTTGGGTGAGGgttgggggggtggtggggtttGCCCTGAAATTGGGCTGATCTAGGCAATGGGGGGGATTGCACCTTGAAATCGGCTGGTCCGGGGTGAAATCATGGAGATTGTGCCCAAATTTGAGCATTCTGGGGGGACGTCAAGGAGGTTGCTCCCCAAAATTGGCTCGTCTGGGTGATATCAAGGAAATGGCACCCAAAATTGGTCTTTCTGGGGTGAGATCAAGGGGATTGCCCCCCCAAAATGTGGCCACCCCTGGTGGTTTCCTGGGTATGGCCTTCCATCCTGGGCTCTGCTGATTTTGGGGTCCACCCCCAACCCAGGCGTGTGGCCCCACGGTGCCCCAAACCTGCGGGGAGAACGTCCACCTCAAAGGCTTCTGCGTCCTCCTCGACACCgacctccagcagctccagcgcCTCCCAGTTGTCCAACAAGGTATGGGGGTCACCAGCGGAGGGGTGTGCTGGGGACATCCTGGCCCAGTCGACCGTGAGGACATctccgcgcccccgccccccagAGTGTCCCAAGAGGTCCTCGGATGTGCTGCTCCTCATCGACGGCTCAGGCAGCATCGAGCGCCAGGACTTCTTGACGATGAAGACCTTCATCGCGGAGGTGATGAAGCGCTTCAAGGGCACTGACACGCAGGTACCACCAGCCCAGGCACCAGCAGTGACCCCCCCAATGGCTGTTGGCGGAGGGGTGTCGTTTCAGGGGGTTGTCTCTGTTGACTTTGCATGTGGCTTCTTGCAATGGGTGATGTTTTGGGCTGCTCTTCCCTCTTGGCAGCAGGGTGGCATtttgggtggctgctgctgcagcagttgtGTCCCCACATTGTCCCACccctgccaccaccccccccccccccccccagtttgcTCTCACCCAGTTCTCCGATGTCGTCTTGAACCACTTTGACTTCAACACCTTCCGGAGGTCCCGTAACCCCATCGCGCTGCTGAATCAGGTGCAGCAGATCCGGCGCTCCACCCACACTG
This is a stretch of genomic DNA from Strix aluco isolate bStrAlu1 unplaced genomic scaffold, bStrAlu1.hap1 HAP1_SCAFFOLD_113, whole genome shotgun sequence. It encodes these proteins:
- the TACO1 gene encoding translational activator of cytochrome c oxidase 1 isoform X1 — encoded protein: MTGAGAKAEVGGVGREGKEAGGGSGGARQEFGRKKIKNGRRKGEIVKWERKGQRRRKDGRGKIGGAQPHSAQLDGVQPDGAQLDRSALSNQSAVPWLPHLLGLFWVFLRWPHLGPSWVTHTWWRGGFLKKTWRCWGPWQDESLEVTRGVMGTMAALGALALARWPRLVAAGRPLHVGPRSWAGHNRWSKVKNVKGPRDAARSRLFQRLGMMLRTAAREGGPDPALNAQLANVVEQCRAKNMPKASIEAAIHGAERSAAASRLLYEARGPGGSALLLEVLTDNPRRSQHDVRLILTRHGGTMAEGARHSFEQKGVVRVGPRDLQGHPVSLEAALEAALEAGAQDVCLDEDEEEEEEPTLKFICETSALRTVQERLEASGLRPLSAAIEYLPRDRVALPEGTREQVERLLQALSDCPDVIHLYHNIQ